In Lepidochelys kempii isolate rLepKem1 chromosome 10, rLepKem1.hap2, whole genome shotgun sequence, a single window of DNA contains:
- the NRG4 gene encoding pro-neuregulin-4, membrane-bound isoform isoform X2, whose product MRTDHEELCGTSYGSFCLNGGICYMIPTVSSPFCRCIENYTGARCEEVLLPSLKTQIKSELFAAFLTSVVVLGILVIGAFYFLCRWKCSKHQAIPHLEQR is encoded by the exons ATGCGAACAG ATCATGAAGAGCTCTGTGGCACCAGTTATGGATCTTTTTGTCTAAATGGCGGGATTTGTTATATGATCCCTACTGTATCCAGTCCATTTTGCAG GTGTATTGAGAACTATACAGGAGCCCGTTGTGAAGAAGTTTTGCTACCTAGTCTCAAGACCCAAATTAAAAGTGAACTGTTTGCAGCTTTCTTGACTTCAGTTGTTGTTCTAGGAATTCTTGTAATTGGAGCATTCTACTTCCTTTGCAG GTGGAAGTGCTCCaagcaccaggcgatcccccacttggagcaacGCTGA